Sequence from the Rutidosis leptorrhynchoides isolate AG116_Rl617_1_P2 chromosome 3, CSIRO_AGI_Rlap_v1, whole genome shotgun sequence genome:
AGTTCTATAACCAGAATGTTGTGCACATAAACCTTCATGCATCTCTTTCACGACATCTATAACTTGTTGTGGTGCTAAACACCTCAAATTTGGACCACTAAAAGATTTTCTATAGAGCACACCGTTTTCCAAAACATAAAGCGGAGCACTGACCTTTATCCGTCTTGCTTCTGTAATATTAACTGGTAGTGTTCCGTCTTGCAAATACTTTATAAGGGAGTCATCCAACACGATTCTCCTTCTTTAACTGTTGCTACTACCACCTTTTCATCAATTGACTTATCTTTCAACACCTCCACTAAAACTTTCTTATGCAAATGATCAAATAATGTTTCTAATTTGCTCAACACATCtgcttttttgtttttatttcttgaTATTTGCACAACTTCCAAAGTTTAAAAATATTTGTAAATCTTTTCAATCAATTGTAATATCGTTTCATTGAAATATCTTTTGCTTCAAATGCTCCATTAACCTGCTGTGCTACAATCTGAGAGTCTACATAGGCACGCAAATGCTTTATTCTCATCTCAGACGCTATGCGAAGGCCGaaaagcaatgcttcatattctgctTCATTATTAAATGCATAAAAACAAAACTTAAGTGCATATGTATGTTCTTCTCCTTCTGGGCTGGTAAGCGCCAATCCTGCACCAACTCCCTCCTCacttgatgcaccatcagtatgcaATTCCTACATATAATTACTGATTTTAACATTTTATGAATGATCCACTTTTTTAGTTGTTTCTAGAAGGAAATCTGCTAAAATTTGCACTGTAACTGCATGTCGTAGTGAGAAATTTATTTCATATTCTCCTAACTCGACTGCCCATTTTGCTAAACATCCCGATGACTCTGGATGTTTCAAAATTTGCTTATCGGTTAGTCTGTTACGATAagaattggatgtgcttgaaaatggTGTATGAGTCGCCTAGCTGTATGTGTTAAAGCATATACCAATTTTTTGATGGGCGGATAAATGATTTCACTCTGCTGTAATATTTTACTGACAAAGTATATTGGCATTTGCACCCCATTCTGTTCTGCGATTAAAACTGAACTAATGGCTTCCGCCAACACTGCCATATATAGAATTAACATTTCGCCTACTATTGGTGTAGTTAAAGTGGGTAACTCTTTTAAAATTCGCTTGACATCCTGAAAAGCTGTTTCAGCTTCTTCCGTCCACATAAAATCCTTTTTATTTATACAACTTTTTAAAACCTTCATGAACGGTAATAAACGGTCTACTGCTCTTGATAAAAACCTTGTTAAGGTTACCAATCTTCCgttcaaactttgcacttctttctTTGTTTTTTGGAGATACCATATCGTCAATCGCTTGAATTTTCTTTGGATTCTCCTTAATTCCTCTCTGTGTAACAATATGCCCTAAAAATTTGCCCTCTTGTGCGCCAAAAGTGCACTTTTTAGGATTCAATTTCATATTAACCTTTCGTAATGATTCAAAAGTTTCCAGAGTATCTTTAAGCATGCTTTCTTCTGTATGGCTTTTgataacaatatcatcaacataggcCTCTACATTCCTGCATATTTGATCTTTAAATGCCTTATCAATGACACGCTGGTAAGTTGCTCCTGCATTTTTCAATCCAAAAGGCATTTTTATGTAGCAAAAAATTCCATCTGGTGTATGGAAGGCTGTTTTATCTTGATCCCGTATTGCCATAGGAATTTATGGTATCCTTTGAATGCATCCAGAAAGGATTTAAACTGATATCCACTTACGGATTCCACTTTCTAGTTTATTTCTGGCAGAGGGTAATTATCTTTTGGGCATGCTTTATTTATATCTATGAAATCCACACACATTCTTCACGTGTTATCTGGTTTTCTAACCATCACTGGATTTTGCCACCCATGTTTGATATTTAACTTCCCGTAATATCCCGGCGTCCACCAATTTTTTAACTTCTTCTCTAAGGAACTTTGTTCGTTCAGGAGCCATGGCTCTTTTTTTTGACATACTGCTGGAATATTGGGATTAACACCAAGCTTATGTTTAGCTATTTGACGTGGTACTCCAGTCATATCAAAATCTTGCCACGCAAaaacatcaaaattagttgctaatATTTTGTAGAGTTTTTCTTTTGTTTCTTTTGCTAATGTGTTTCCAATAATGATTTTCTGATTTGGGAACTCTGGATTTGGTGATACTGGCCCATCTACATGAACGATTGGATTAACGGCAGTTCTATTTATTTTCACACATTCTATTGCTCTTCTCCCCTCAGCGTATAGCGTGGCAATGCCAGCCGATGTGGGAAATTTCATCATTCCATGTACCGTTGATGTCATGGCCCCAAATGTCATCATAGCTGATCGACCCAGAATAATATTATATTGTGAATTTGCTTTAACAACCAAAAACTCCATATGAACTGTTCTTTTAAATGGCGAttttcccaacactacttctaaaACTATGCTTCCGTCTGACCATGATGGATCATTAGCAAAACTTGCTAATGGAACAAACGTGTCTTTTAGTTTCTCCTTTACCTTTTTTGGTAATTGCACAAAACAATGCTCATACATGATATCTGCCCCTGCTCCAGTATCAATATATATTCCTCCAACAACACAATTTACTATACGAGATTTAATCACTACAGGAGCATCATACGGATTGGTATTAAACATAGAAGGAAAAGCAATCAACTCTTGCTTCCAATCTTCTAGCGTTTCTGCTTTCCTCcgttgtgtgacgacccagaaatttccgactaaatttaaacttaatcttcatatgatttcgataccataagcaaagtctgtaatgttgagtctcaaaaattttgaaactatgtttatatattcaattgaccttcgactgttcttaacgattcacgaacaactatttgtaaatagattcatatacatttaagtatgtatatatataaatgtacatgaatattaattgtaaatatataagattaaatattaaatttatttatttgaaaacatatatttaatgtatataataaAAACATGAATCTATACATATATAaagaatataaatattaaataatggtaatactcgtctgatgttccgattgatattaaagaagttaaatttaaacttatgtaattttaagataaacggtgatccgaaaatgagttgtataaactataggcttattaaaagaatAATTAGGAACTAATTGtgtaattttaaaaattttatatctttcttaggggttgggagtaaataattaatgtaatctttatttaataatttacgatcgaattttataccataatgaccaaaataaataaatttagttaatttaaaaatatggcattttcctgaacacttttatccgctactgattgaCAACGGAGCACGATACACTACCCGTTAAAATTGTCGGTAGTATACAATCAAACAAGGGTCACGAGATCTAATTTATAaccttactttactatttttgcttTTTGACTTCCATACACAATATTCTCATCTCATCttatagatatattaatacataCAAACATAAGTGATATGTAAAATCACTATGTAATCTCTTCCTCAACCATCCTTTACTTACTGCAATTAAATTAGTATGACCTTGCACACCGAACAACCATTCTTACTAATCTAATCGAAAACACGCAAATAATTTTATTTCCTATTGTTGTTGCACAAAACCACAAATACCATTTTCAACAAAAACCGTCACCTTTGAAACAATGAACCCCTTTTAAACTCTCACTGCCACCTTCTATTTCCACCATCTACGGCTCAACACCACAACCACACACCACCCATCGTGACCTCGCCATTCGATCACTCTTATCACATTAAAACACCATCATGTGAACCACCATGATCCTCAACTTTAGTCGACTACCTTAAACCTATTTCATCGACCACCTTGAACACCATCATAAGCCACCATCATCACAATCAAGTGTTAATGCACGATACCTTCTGTATAAACCATCCACCTTTTTCTTtctcttatatataaatatatatatatatatatatatatatatatatatatatatatatatatatatacatacaaatttacggatagatatatatatatacaattcatATATATGCATACACTTGGTTCCTGTATCCTACAACCCCAAAAACTACCCATCAAACCACCACGTAAACTACTACAAAGTTGTTTCTGTTACTCTCTATGATTATCAAGCATCATCACCACAATAACCTACTCAAATCCATCTTTTCAGATCTATTTTAGATTCACCTTAACCATTTATTTTTAAACCTTAAACATCACCTTAACCAACTGCACTTCTGCTCGTCAATGGTTCTGCCTTCTCTTCGTATACAGTTCAAAAATTTCTACTGTATGTGCTCTTGTTTTTACAATAATACAAGCAAACAATATAagaaaataataatgaaaatgaattgATAAATGTAATGATCATGGCACGTTTCTTTTCTACCTTTTGTTGGCTGACACCTTTATACAAAGAAAACCTCACCTCCCACCTAATCACACGTTCAATCCCTATctatttctaatttttttatttaaatcgaACCCCACTTGTGTTGTAATGCAAAAATAATATCGGTGGTCACAGAGGGTTTTGTTAGGCCTTGAATCCATATACTTATTAACATGGCTTTTAATTTATCATGTTGGGCTGTGTTTATTGAGCTGTGAGTTAAATGGGTTTCACAAAGAACCAAAATAATTGAGTTAAATATAAGAGGGTTATGAATTTAAATAGAAATAAAGTGATACTTGAACGGTTGGGTGTTGTATTGATAAACTataggtcttgagttcgaatcccGGCTCCTACAGTTATTTTTCCTTTTTCACATTGGTTCGTAATTGTTAGTTGGGCCGAAGTATTTATGGATCGAGCGTTAATAAATTGGGCAGTTAAAATGGGCCGAAATCGTTGTGATATAATCAGGCTAATAAGCTTCAACTTGTTGGGCTTCAAATGATTTAGAATGTTGGGCCGGACTAGTAACAAGTATATAGTATTAATACGGAGTATAAATCAGAATGGAATGAGGTAGAataatggttacttgtgttgttggGTTAGTGCAAgggcgcgggttcgagcccgggcaatgacATTTTTTATGGAAGCTTGTTCTGaaggtagtattattatctttattattattatcattattaatgttaatattattttataaaagttattattattattactaatattattatttttaaaatgattattacaattgtagttattattatcattataaagatattacaactttttacttattattactattacaactatattattattatggttatcattttttttactactagtatcattattattattattacaataaaagttaatcatacaaaattttACTTAATAAAACTCGatacatatttttataaaatatttaaagtatataaCATGAATATTTAATTAAACTACTAATAAAACacataaaatataaaataacattTATACCACTATTTATATACAAaaattgtttgattacaaatacatgtattaatgtatatatataaatgatataggttcgtaaatccgaggccaaccctatacttgttcaatattgtcatatgtatttttactacaaaatatattaggcgagtttcatttgcctttttaccctttatatttttgggctgagaatacatgcgcaaatttttataactgttttacgaaatagacacaagtaatcacaagtacattatatggttgaatgatcgaagctgaatatgcccctttttgcttggtaacctaagaattagtaaaccgatctactaattgacgcgaatcctaaagataaatctattgggcctaacgaacaccatccaaagtaccggatgctttagtacttcgaaatcgttttatatcatgttcgaaggatttcccgaaatgataggggatattcatatatgcatcttgttaatgtcggttaccaggtgttcaatccatatgaatgatatttttgtctctatgcataggacatatatttatgagaactgaaaatgaaaatcttgtggtctgttaaaatgatggaaatgattatttatgttaaactaatgaactcaccaaccttttgttgacactttaaagcatgtttattctcaggtatgaaagaaatattccactgtgcattagctcattttaaggatattacttgaattcattcatggcatattttgaaagacgttgcattcgagtcgttgagtttatcaagattattattaagtcaattatagttggatatattatgaaatggtatgcatgtcatcaacattcgatgtaaatgaaaggttatcttttaaaaactaatgcaatgtttgtaaaatgtatcatatagaggtcaagtacctcgcgatgtaaccaagtattatgaatcatttgtaatcgatatggacattgtctggatggattaggacgggtcatgaaaagttGTCTGGCTTGCCATGAATGTATCATGTTTGTCTCAATAGGTATTAGCTTATGATTATGTATCTTTATGCTTTTGAGATTTGAGTGATTCTTTAAAACGGATGGCGCCATATGTTGGTACAATTTTTCATATAACAGTTGTAAGGTACCAGGACAATATTCGCCTAGCGTAGAGTGATAGTATGATGATTGATGTTTGCCCTTAGGAAATAATCCCTGCGGACCCGGAACACCGATGAGAGatttgtggggtggcctcaatcaatctgtggatcaatctgtaattgatccgtgtAGTGTTCTGCTTCTAAGCGGTTAAtgtgcttttagagtgagaaagaactttgtgagagagaaagtgtacttctctctgactgaagttcagatgtgaaatgtggtgacccaagggGTCAATTTATAAGCGTAGAATGTTcaaaattctcgggatacacgtgtcaaacgCTGATTAAATCTGTTGTGCGAAATATCCGGAACTAAATTTGGTGTGGTTGACGTGGCTGCGTGTCGCTTATGCGCCTAGTAAaaaggcttaagcatagaagcttccTGCAGGGCTTACACATGACACTAGGTGGCCTGCTATACGCTGGGCAGCAAATATTAAAAATCgccaaatattgttatcttttgtgctcttTGATCTATTTTTCTGTATATCAAtgatgcttttatgcgtgtatcccttaggatacaccattagtgtatgttgttgagatgctttccgattatgctttaaactcaatcgcttttccaactaatagaacgtagttatcggctctgttattaggaagtcgcgaaccccgattcatagtacactatctgtgttaccccttggtaagagaagtctatcggatacaatgcaagtttgactgaggcacactggttgtagtaagtccactgaACCTTGGATTTCGGCTGAAGATTCTTtcttagtgaaacatctaactatgtCCATAGTACATTTTCAGTCTCAGACTATActagtgtagtcactaagcatataaacttcgtacgtgcaggctgaagtgaaggtatttcgtatgcccgagagacatattaaattaatgtggctaatgtgttatgatccaagtcgggtcatacccaataacaagcttaccaacactttatatgtatttaatcttaacgattggatcattgattaaatacgcgacacttgaactttaagaaaaatggttttctgaaatattacttgatgtgaacatatatatataagttatggaataatttatataatatggatttaattatttataggttaaataattaattaatttatgttacattttatataaattggttttatataataaaatttatatatatatatatatatatatatatatatatatatatatatatataaattaaatggaAGTAATatgaaatagttttataaaaacttatcttttataaaacctatttaattacatcttgtgagtggcattggagtccatgtATGCATGCCATTTGACTACCCATTTGAATGGCTACTTGGATTTTCAAGGAGCATAAGTACCTAGGCTCTCTTGGAGACTCAACACACTAGCAAGATACATAAAAATACATTAAAAAAAACTGCATACTCCCTTGGAGCTGCTGATTCTGGCCGTGGGCATCAAGGGGTCAAAAGGgtttgatttcttttttttttcaagtgcattttcaagtgttatcaaagcctaaccaaagtacaaggtgttggtgttaagcttggggtattacaacttgaggtttcatccatttgaagctccaattttcatcatcttcatcatcaccttcttcatcttgtaacctcctaacttggagtaggtacatcacTTTAAACTAGCTCTTATACATT
This genomic interval carries:
- the LOC139901048 gene encoding uncharacterized protein: MAIRDQDKTAFHTPDGIFCYIKMPFGLKNAGATYQRVIDKAFKDQICRNVEAYVDDIVIKSHTEESMLKDTLETFESLRKVNMKLNPKKCTFGAQEGKFLGHIVTQRGIKENPKKIQAIDDMVSPKNKERSAKFERKIGNLNKDFMWTEEAETAFQDVKRILKELPTLTTPIVGEMLILYMAVLAEAISSVLIAEQNGVQMPIYFELHTDGASSEEGVGAGLALTSPEGEEHTYALKFCFYAFNNEAEYEALLFGLRIASEMRIKHLRAYVDSQIVAQQYLQDGTLPVNITEARRIKVSAPLYVLENGVLYRKSFSGPNLRCLAPQQVIDVVKEMHEGLCAQHSVSSAWAFCKWAIDIVGSFPRSVENAKFLVVAIDFFTKWVEARLLARIMGENIEKFAWNDIVCRYGLSNEIVSDNCKQFADNPFKS